The following are encoded together in the Diabrotica undecimpunctata isolate CICGRU chromosome 7, icDiaUnde3, whole genome shotgun sequence genome:
- the LOC140446540 gene encoding uncharacterized protein, producing MNFIVRQRVFGDTRCWMYSIEWQKRGLPHAHILIWLVERIQPDQIDDIICAEIPKHEVDPDLHDVVTTNMIHGPCGAINPQSPCMVDGKCSKRYPRKLTAETVTGNDGYPLYRRRSPDDDGRTVTTKVKRIDFVVDNSWIVPYSPLISKTFKTHCNVEYCNSVKSIKYICKYVTKGIWRFLDCNPQIPTMKFHAIKLVVM from the coding sequence ATGAACTTTATTGTTAGACAACGCGTCTTTGGAGATACTCGATGCTGGATGTATTCAATCGAATGGCAAAAGCGAGGCCTGCCGCACGCACACATTCTTATTTGGTTAGTGGAAAGAATTCAGCCTGACCAAATAGATGATATCATATGTGCCGAGATTCCTAAACATGAAGTCGATCCAGACCTACATGATGTTGTTACTACTAATATGATTCATGGACCGTGTGGTGCCATCAATCCCCAATCACCTTGCATGGTCGATGGAAAGTGCTCTAAACGATATCCACGGAAATTAACGGCGGAGACTGTCACTGGCAACGATGGGTATCCGCTGTATCGGCGTCGATCACCAGATGACGACGGTCGAACTGTCACAACGAAAGTGAAAAGAATAGATTTCGTTGTCGACAACAGTTGGATTGTTCCATATTCGCCACTTATTTCTAAAACGTTCAAGACACATTGCAACGTTGAATACTGCAATTCAGTTaagtccataaaatatatttgcaaatatgtCACGAAAGGCATATGGCGGTTTTTGGATTGCAATCCTCAAATACCAACGATGAAATTTCACGCTATCAAGTTGGTCGTTATGTGA